The sequence tctgaaaattccctttgttttatcttctttttttgcgGAAAAAACAAGGACACAAATTTCACTTGCCTAATCATGTTGGAAGATAGCAATGTATGTCGATTACAGATCAGCCTTGTAAAGTTGATGAAACAGGTCATGACCGTTGGAGCTTTCCTCCTAATTATCTTCCCATTTCACCTCCATTCCTCAACTAATCCCTGATCAAGATGGATCCTGTGTTTTACTTTTAGCATTCGCAGCGTGCTTCATTTTTGTTCTTTACATCTTGAAGAGCCACTTCCCAGTTAATGTTTGCTTTCAGTtgtctcccacttccatcaagGTAGTTCAATTACATGAGTTCATCCTTAGTTCCGCTCGCCGGTCccttggttttcaaaactcgaTTAAGATGAATGTAGCTCTCATCTCATTTTGGCCATGAAGGTGAGCTAGAGATGTATAAGATGGCGTCAATGGCCAGTGTTATCGGTATTATAATACTGCACCATAATGGACCTCAGGAGATTTTAATCAAGTACATAGCAACCCGATAATACCCCAATTTTTCAGGCCATATAAGCAGCCGAAAacccaaaattattttggacaaTTAGGTAGGAAACAGAATCCCCAACTAGAGATACGAACTGGGGTCTCGTCTGAGATGAGATCTCGCCTGGAGGAACCAAACATTACAGCACTAACCTTTATAATACCAGTCCTTAACATCCATGATAAATCATGGGTTCAAGCACGGCAGTATACATATATCCAATTACAAAATTCTACTCCATGGCACCATCCAACAGGGTCAAATGTCTGCACCAAGATCATATAATAAGGCCACAGTATCAAAAATACATCTTCACAACACGAGAGGAGGTTCGAGCTAATATGCGGATTTTGTCtctcaaaatatattttaagatgGTTGTACTAATTTATCTGACTTCAGCTTCCCTAGGATGATTTCATCCACAAGGTGCATACGCCATTCTATTCAGGTGGATGCGGAAGATGCTTTGACTCTTAGAATGTTGACAATTTGGAGCCAGAGATGATATCCCAGAGCTGGACATGCAATCGCGCACTGTGTATGAACACCTAAAAAATCATGTTTTCAAAGGAGCCTTCTTCTCTCTGTCAGATATACGAGCTGGGGCCGTGGAATGTGACTTGAACCGACCTCTAGCCCCTTCTTCGATTTCCTGAAAGTAAATTAAAAGTGCAGTAAGTTTCATAGTCAGGTATGGATGGAGACAGCAAAGAACAAGCATTGATTTTGCAAGTAGGTTCCGATACCATACAGGATTCTCATTGTGATAGGTTAGATGGTTTCAAGTAGCCAAAAACAGAGGGAGTAGGTTACAAAGACCTTTTAACAGGTAAAAGACGGGTCATTCAAAGAATTATGACTATTTGGAACTATAAAGAGTGGCAACTAGAGCAGGATATAACCTTCTTCTTTACAATCTGGACAACGTCTTCATCATGAAGAACGTGTGAATGCCCACAGTGCTGTGGATAATGTCTTGCACTAGTTCCCCAAACAAGCGCATATTTCACCTGATTGATTAAATTCTTGTGTATATGGTTACAGAAGTCTTCTACCGTGCAGCCAGCTCTATCCTGATTGAATGTCACAAAAGTAGATCATGAACTACTGGAACTTTAATAGCAAGAGCCCCGTTGCAGATTCCAAAGCATCAGCATTGTGTGTAAGAAAATGCACTGACCTTGGAAAGGACAAAAGGATCTGTAAAATCAGGTTGTTGGCCCTGTGGCTTTGAATAAACTCTCACAAGCCCCATCTCGTCCCACATTTTTGCTAGTAATCTGTCTAAATTCAGCTGTAATATATCATGGAGATAAGTAGTCACAGAGGTGTTCTGATAAAAGTATGCAAAAAAGTCTCCAATGAACTAGAGTTGGTTGGTAGTCTTGCATTGTCAGATATATAAAAATGTGTATGAAGTTTGTGTTGTCAGTACTAATGACAGTTTAAAGATGCAAGCTTTTGCAGAAAGAAACAggccaaaattaaaaaaaacaaagcaaCTTGCCTTCAAATTGCAGCTAATGACAATTGAATTTGGCTGACGGGCTAGTTTGTCCACATCATCAATACCAATGACATCAATCTTGTTATAGACATAAATACACTTCATGTACTTCCGATTCCCCTCAATGACATCAATGAGATCATCCACTGTAGCATCCTCACGAAACAAGACCTACAAGTAAGGAAATCAGACAGGAAATCAATCCATGATAACAATGAAATCCAGCAGCAACAAACTATAGAACATTCTTACAAGCATATAGCAGAAGCATAGTActaattaaattattattaatgAATTGAGGTGAGAAAAATGGCATTTAAATGATTTGATaaaatgtgttttttttttttggcattgaCGTTAATATAAAGATGAGATTGTGTCAATTCTTCTGCAGTATAGTGTATTATAACATCTGCttatttacatataacaattatTAAAAGGTGGGATAGTTGATTCAAGCTTAACCAATATGAAATTTGCAAGTGGTTTAAATGACCGAGTAATTGAACAAAACTTCGAAAATCACAAAGCACCAGAAGCTTGGACAGTAGCAGAAAAATTTTCAGAGATCATTCCACAGAAGTGTTTCTTCTGTAGGCTTGCTGTGGCAAATGTTTCATGTCACTGAATTATGCATCTGAAAGAAGAGATTGAACATTGCTGCTAGCTTCTAAACAGAAATTCCTCTTTCTGGAAATAGAATGATCGTTTAGATCATCTGAGTTTATTAATCTCCATGAGAACTTCACATCAATGACCACTGATAGGGCATTATCCAAGTAGCTGGAAATTGGAAGGCTACTCTTAAATGGAGAGTCAGCCGCAGGTGCTTGGCTTGCCAACTGTGGGTGGACTCGACAAGGCTAAAATTCTGTTTATTTGAGACCTTTGCACAATAAATAATTACTGCTATGGTGAAGATAAAATATGGATCATGCACAGGGAGAGTTGAATTTCTTCTTGGTGCTTTATGACATCTAACCAGATTACTTTCCCAAAAGAACAGTACTATCAAAATGTATGCTGTAGAGATTCACCGTCTCTGTACCCATTTGGTCTCATCATGGTGCTTGCATGCCAATGGTGGCCTTGGTACCGGACACATCATATTTCCCATGAACCTTTCCAGGCCACAATAGGAGCAGAATTCAATGAACTGCTAAGATTTTAGTGTGTACCAAGGACAAATAAAGAACACAATATTCCAGAATGAAGAGGGTAAAGGGGGACATTTCTACTTTTTATCATGAGCAATAATTGGAAATTTTCTCAGGCAGAGATGAATGGTAGGTGAACCATTCATTCAGGTTTCTGATCAACCTGCTCTAGAATAAGCTAACAATGGCAAAGGCTGCTAAAAGGACATTGAGGTGAGTCAGGATGGTAAAATTCTATTTCAAATTATCAATTGTTATTTATGAAAAACCTTCTAAAAATGCTAAGGAAATATTAGAAAAGTGTATTATTCCACTGGAGACATGGCTGACACTAGGACACACTGGTCTAGAATTTACTTGATTGTGTTGTTAGAATCACAACCTATCAAAACCTAATCATACATTCTCCTCAGAGCAAGCACACTATTGTAATTATGCAATTTACTACACCTCAAGCGATACATTTGCAATATCCTAACCAAGgatcgccgaaccggtaccggtaggcaTACCGGTCAGAAACTGGACCAGTTCGGTACCAGTCTACAATATCCTAACTAAGGATCGCCGAACCGGTATCGATAGGTGTACCAGTCAGCCACCGGACCGGTTCGGACTGGTACCGAACTGGTCACCTTAACAGCGCGCTactgtggcatttaatgccacaacGCACCGCTGTGGCACCGGAGTCTGTGCGAACCAgttcggttcgcaccggttcctAGCCATACCGGACGGAACCGTACGGCACGCATCTATACCGGCTGGTTCCAGCCAGTTCTGGCCGGTTCCGGCCCCCATTTTTAACGTCGAATCGGACCAGTCAAAGACCGGACTGGTTCGGTAtgggctgaaccggccggtacaagCCGGTTCAGCATTCCTTCATCCTAACCAAGCTTTTCATTGATTTTATTGTCTACATCATCAAGTCTTCAAACATTTCTGAATGAACTAGGATAGAATGCATATACAGGGTTTTAATCATGCCAattaacaaagaagaaaaatatatgcTTAATCTTATGCATCAAGGGATTCAAAAATTATGAAGCATTTCAACAGAAGTTATAAAGAAATACGTAAACGTTGATGCCGAATCAtggatagaaaaaaaaaacaaggaaatATGTTTCAAGTTTCCTATTTCTCAAAGATAAACATAGAGTATATTATGCAGTACCTGATGCAGATTGAAAATAGATAAACATAATTCCAGCAAGGATTCTATGGATTAGTTAAGAATTTGCTTAGCTATATATTACACGCACAAAAGAatatcaagcaaagacaaaggtacCTCTGCGTtgtgtattttgtattcatgtaGAATTTGATAGCAAAGCTTCTCGTCTACATGTGTCAAAGGAGCAGTGCTATTGAAGGAAATGCCTCCAGTCTTTTTCCTTTTGAAATATATCTGAAAATGAGCAAACAGGTCTTCATAATTAGCAGAAGGTTTATGATACATGTATAAATTTCTAAGTCTTTCTAACTATGCAAGCCACAATCCTAGTCATACTCATCAAGCCTTTTCTCAACTTGTTGGGATCAGATTTATGGATCCTTATTCGCTAAGTATTCCTATTTAGGGCCAGATCTGAAGTTATTTTAAGTTTCCCCATATCTTTCTACATATGCTAATATTGCTAGGAATACAACACTGCaactttaaaattaaaaataatttcttaTATGCcttaacaaaattaaaaaaaaaaggctcatCTTAATACAGCAACCAGTGGAGATAGTCCTCTCGGATTAGGGAAATTAATCATACCTTGACCAATAGGCCTTCTTCCATTAAATGGGTGGCCAAAGGATcgaagtatgattcatcaaggTATAAGAATATTACTGATGGTAAGAGAGAAGCCTACCATAAAACTAAGAAAGGCTAGGTGGCAAGTAGGAAACCTACCCTGAAAGTTGTTTATGCTTGTGAGATCAGCTTGATAGTCAACCTGAGAAAATTGCCAGTAAGGAAGACCATTTTGGAAGTataatttagaagaggaggtgagaCAACAGTCACTGAATTCAAGTTCCTCCAATTATGGCAGGCAGTCTTCCTCTATTAGTGGAAACGATGTTTGCATAATATATTGTGTGATTCAAACAAACCATGGGGACTATAAAACAATCTACGTGGTGGTTTAGATCTGATCTGATAAAACCCATTGCATATACACCACAGATATAATGCATTGCCAAGTTAAGATTCACAAATTACAAAGGATACAGAGTGTTCAAATTATATGCAATTGATCATGTTAAATCTATAACAGATACATGTTAATTGTAGGTGCTATACTCTAAATCATCGCACCATAACAGAGAAAAAACAATACATAGCATAGAAGAGAGgttggatttatttttttttataaaaaaaaaaatctttgtaaCAAAGTGGCAGTGTAAACATTCTTAACATACATTTACCTACAGTAGTGCAACCTTAAAAAGGAATTAGCATAAATTTCAATCATCAAACGGAAAGCAGACTAGAACAGCAGAACTTTTAAGCACTTAAGTAACATAGTTCTTTACAAGCATGGAGCAGTTAAAAGCTCCTTGTTCCAACAAGTAGAAAAATGATCTTATATGTAATCACTCAACCAAAATGTCATTCACTGCACAATGCATATATTCATTaaacagaaaataaaaatgaaattaaGAACACTGAATTTTTATAGGGATCTTGGAATATACTAAGCAGATAAAGCTTACTTGAGGAGGCTTCTTGTTCAGACGCAATCCAACAGCTTCCAGTTCTCTTGTTAATATTTGGCGATGTCCCTCACTCTGAAAACATATTAGGATAATGCACAATTTTATAATATAGGGCAAGATGGGGATGATGACAAACACAGAAAGAAGCATGTCAAATGTAACCAAAGCTTAGATCAAATTCTTGGCATTAGCCGATATGTCAGCATATA is a genomic window of Phoenix dactylifera cultivar Barhee BC4 chromosome 4, palm_55x_up_171113_PBpolish2nd_filt_p, whole genome shotgun sequence containing:
- the LOC103711159 gene encoding developmentally-regulated G-protein 2, whose product is MGIIEKIKEIEAEMARTQKNKATEYHLGQLKAKIAKLRTQLLEPPKGSSGSGEGFEVTKYGHGRVALIGFPSVGKSTLLTLLTGTHSEAASYEFTTLTCIPGIIHYNDAKIQLLDLPGIIEGASEGKGRGRQVIAVAKSSDIVLMVLDASKSEGHRQILTRELEAVGLRLNKKPPQIYFKRKKTGGISFNSTAPLTHVDEKLCYQILHEYKIHNAEVLFREDATVDDLIDVIEGNRKYMKCIYVYNKIDVIGIDDVDKLARQPNSIVISCNLKLNLDRLLAKMWDEMGLVRVYSKPQGQQPDFTDPFVLSKDRAGCTVEDFCNHIHKNLINQVKYALVWGTSARHYPQHCGHSHVLHDEDVVQIVKKKEIEEGARGRFKSHSTAPARISDREKKAPLKT